A genome region from Arachis duranensis cultivar V14167 chromosome 8, aradu.V14167.gnm2.J7QH, whole genome shotgun sequence includes the following:
- the LOC107460587 gene encoding cyclic nucleotide-gated ion channel 1 — protein MNFQQDKFVRFQDWSSEKSSESNYPTLNGTRSGRIRATFGSVSKKFQRGFESSSERIKRIRKSFKSLPYNNVLAKSFSSRKKILDPQGPFLQRWNKIFVLSCLIAVSLDPLFFYVPVIDDDRKCLSLDKKMEITATVLRSFSDIFYIIHIIFQFRTGFIAPSSRVFGRGVLVEDSWAIAMRYLSSYFLVDILAVLPLPQVVILIIIPKMKGFESLNTKNLLKFVVFFQYVPRFLRIIPLYKEVTRSSGILTETAWAGAAFNLFLYMLASHVLGAFWYLFSIERETTCWQNACRRTKCNKAEIYCDDYQGSISTLLNNSCPIQEPNTTLFDFGIFLDALQSGVVASEDFPQKFFYCFWWGLQNLSSLGQNLKTSTYVWEICFAIFISIAGLVLFSFLIGNMQTYLQSTTTRLEEMRVKRRDAEQWMSHRLLPDSLRERIRRHEQYKWQETRGVDEDNLIRDLPKDLRRDIKRHLCLALLMRVPMFEKMDEQLLDAMCDRLKPVLYTEESCIVREGDPVDEMLFIMRGKLLTVTTNGGRTGFFNSEYLKAGDFCGEELLTWALDPNPSSNLPTSTRTVQTLSEVEAFALKADDLKFVASQFRRLHSKQLRHTFRFYSQQWRTWAACFIQAAWRRYSKRKLEESLREDENRLQDALAKAGGSSPSLGATIYASRFAANALRAIRRNGRGTIFIFHFFFLVKCKI, from the exons ATGAATTTTCAGCAAGACAAGTTTGTTAG ATTTCAGGATTGGAGCTCGGAGAAGAGTTCCGAGAGCAACTATCCCACACTTAATGGAACACGATCGGGGAGAATCAGAGCCACATTTGGTTCGGTTTCAAAGAAGTTTCAAAGGGGCTTTGAGTCTAGTTCGGAAAGGATAAAGAGAATTAGGAAATCCTTCAAATCTTTGCCCTATAACAATGTTCTTGCTAAGAGTTTCAGTTCTAGAAAGAAAATCCTTGATCCGCAAGGTCCTTTCCTTCAAAGATGGAACAAGATATTTGTATTGTCTTGCCTTATTGCTGTATCACTGGATCCTTTGTTCTTCTATGTCCCCGTGATCGATGATGACAGGAAATGTCTTTCACTGGACAAAAAAATGGAAATTACAGCAACAGTTTTGAGATCTTTctctgatattttttatataatccaCATAATTTTCCAATTTCGTACTGGATTCATTGCTCCCTCTTCTCGAGTCTTTGGAAGAGGGGTTTTGGTTGAAGATTCTTGGGCAATAGCTATGAGGTATCTGTCATCATACTTCCTAGTTGACATTCTTGCGGTTCTTCCCCTCCCACAG GTGGTGATCCTAATTATCATTCCAAAGATGAAAGGGTTTGAATCATTGAATACAAAAAACTTGCTGAAGTTTGTGGTCTTCTTCCAATATGTGCCACGGTTCTTGAGAATAATTCCATTATATAAAGAGGTTACAAGGAGCTCTGGCATTCTAACTGAAACAGCTTGGGCTGGAGCTGCATTTAATCTGTTTCTTTACATGCTCGCAAGTCAT GTTCTTGGTGCCTTTTGGTACTTGTTTTCTATAGAAAGAGAAACCACATGCTGGCAAAATGCCTGTCGAAGAACCAAGTGTAACAAGGCAGAAATATACTGTGATGATTATCAGGGCTCAATCTCGACATTATTGAATAATTCTTGCCCGATACAGGAGCCAAATACAACACTCTTCGATTTTGGAATATTCCTTGATGCCCTTCAATCTGGCGTTGTGGCGTCAGAAGATTTCCCACAGaaattcttttattgtttttggtgGGGCCTCCAGAATTTGAG TTCTCTTGGGCAGAACTTGAAAACAAGTACCTATGTATGGGAGATCTGCTTTGCAATTTTCATTTCTATTGCTGGCCTGGTACTGTTTTCATTTCTCATCGGAAATATGCAG ACATATCTGCAATCAACAACAACCAGGTTGGAGGAGATGAGAGTGAAAAGGAGAGATGCAGAACAGTGGATGTCTCATCGCTTACTCCCCGACAGCCTGAGAGAGAGAATCAGACGACACGAACAGTACAAATGGCAAGAAACCAGAGGTGTTGATGAAGACAATTTGATCCGCGATCTTCCCAAGGATTTAAGAAGGGACATTAAACGTCATCTTTGCTTGGCTTTGCTGATGAGA GTGCCAATGTTTGAGAAAATGGATGAGCAACTTTTAGATGCAATGTGTGACCGTCTCAAGCCAGTTCTGTACACAGAAGAAAGCTGCATTGTCCGCGAAGGAGATCCGGTTGACGAGATGCTCTTCATAATGCGAGGAAAGCTATTGACTGTGACAACAAATGGTGGGAGAACAGGTTTCTTTAACTCGGAATATCTAAAGGCCGGAGACTTCTGTGGAGAAGAGCTCCTCACATGGGCACTAGATCCTAATCCCTCATCCAATCTTCCCACCTCAACTAGGACCGTCCAAACTCTTTCGGAGGTGGAAGCATTCGCTCTAAAGGCCGACGACTTGAAGTTCGTTGCATCTCAATTCCGGCGACTTCACAGCAAGCAGCTTCGCCACACTTTCAGGTTCTACTCGCAGCAATGGCGCACTTGGGCTGCTTGTTTCATACAAGCGGCGTGGAGGCGTTACAGCAAACGGAAGCTGGAAGAGAGTCTTAGGGAAGACGAGAATAGGCTGCAAGATGCATTGGCCAAGGCTGGTGGTAGCTCGCCAAGTCTTGGTGCCACAATATATGCATCTAGATTCGCAGCGAATGCTCTTAGAGCTATTCGTAGAAATGGAAGAGGaactattttcatttttcattttttctttttagtcaAGTGTAAGATATAA
- the LOC107460589 gene encoding uncharacterized protein LOC107460589 isoform X3: protein MISLVKELWRTLLFVFSIQFWRMGLLWTFSIVFSHYQLIKDFLCSQRPKSYYRCSPCTVPVRPVAVVTGATSGLGFYTAYELSKEGYVVVLVGRSQQLLLEAERKIKDWNRNAHLKAFQVDLSSVESIIMFRKSLQQWLSDSDLHSSIQLLINAAGILATSPRITADGYDQMIGTNYIGAFVLTNLLLPLLESSNVSSRIVNVTSFTHRNVCLLLFTFELHRQLRLREKSHQIFVAAADPGVVQTNILREVPSLLSLLAHFVLKHLGLLQSPEYGVSSIIDAALAPPGTSGAYFFGGIGRTIEPSILSRDAGLALKLWETTSNLLLTTPFGAEDD, encoded by the exons ATGATTTCGTTGGTGAAGGAGCTATGGAGAACTCTCCTCTTCGTTTTCTCAATCCAATTCTGGAGAATGGGGTTGCTTTGGACATTTTCCATTGTCTTTTCTCATTACCAATTAATCAAAGATTTCCTCTGTTCCCAAAGACCTAAATCATATTACAGATGTTCTCCTTGTACAGTCCCTGTTAGGCCCGTTGCTGTTGTCACAGGT GCAACATCTGGCCTGGGATTTTATACTGCTTATGAACTTTCCAAAGAAGGATATGTTGTTGTGCTTG TTGGGCGATCGCAGCAATTGTTGCTTGAG GCAGAAAGAAAGATCAAAGATTGGAATAGAAATGCGCACCTCAAAGCTTTTCAGGTAGACCTGTCATCAGTTGAGTCAATAATAATGTTCAGAAAGTCCTTGCAGCAATGGCTGTCGGATTCTGATTTGCACAGCTCAATACAACTATTGATAAACGCTGCTGGAATACTTGCAACTTCACCTAGAATTACAGCTGATGGATATGATCA GATGATAGGTACAAATTACATTGGTGCATTTGTTTTGACAAACCTTTTGTTACCACTTCTCGAAAGCAGTAATGTATCTTCCAGAATTGTGAATGTCACATCCTTTACTCATCGAAATG TATGCCTTCTCCTCTTCACCTTTGAGCTTCATCGACAGCTTCGCTTGAGGGAAAAATCTCACCAGATCTTTGTTGC TGCTGCAGATCCTGGAGTTGTACAAACGAATATTTTGAGAGAAGTTCCATCTCTCCTTTCCTTGTTGGCCCACTTTGTACTGAAGCATTTAGGCCTCTTGCAATCCCCTGAATATGGGGTCAGTTCCATAATTGATGCTGCCCTTGCACCTCCA GGAACTTCTGGAGCTTACTTCTTTGGGGGAATAGGTAGGACTATTGAACCTTCAATACTTTCAAGAGATGCTGGTTTAGCACTTAAGCTCTGGGAAACTACAAGTAATCTGCTATTGACAACCCCTTTTGGCGCTGAAGACGATTAA
- the LOC107460589 gene encoding uncharacterized protein LOC107460589 isoform X1 yields the protein MISLVKELWRTLLFVFSIQFWRMGLLWTFSIVFSHYQLIKDFLCSQRPKSYYRCSPCTVPVRPVAVVTGATSGLGFYTAYELSKEGYVVVLVGRSQQLLLEAERKIKDWNRNAHLKAFQVDLSSVESIIMFRKSLQQWLSDSDLHSSIQLLINAAGILATSPRITADGYDQMIGTNYIGAFVLTNLLLPLLESSNVSSRIVNVTSFTHRNVTDMQVDDRTVSGKRFLSYMQYPYANIYEYSKLCLLLFTFELHRQLRLREKSHQIFVAAADPGVVQTNILREVPSLLSLLAHFVLKHLGLLQSPEYGVSSIIDAALAPPGTSGAYFFGGIGRTIEPSILSRDAGLALKLWETTSNLLLTTPFGAEDD from the exons ATGATTTCGTTGGTGAAGGAGCTATGGAGAACTCTCCTCTTCGTTTTCTCAATCCAATTCTGGAGAATGGGGTTGCTTTGGACATTTTCCATTGTCTTTTCTCATTACCAATTAATCAAAGATTTCCTCTGTTCCCAAAGACCTAAATCATATTACAGATGTTCTCCTTGTACAGTCCCTGTTAGGCCCGTTGCTGTTGTCACAGGT GCAACATCTGGCCTGGGATTTTATACTGCTTATGAACTTTCCAAAGAAGGATATGTTGTTGTGCTTG TTGGGCGATCGCAGCAATTGTTGCTTGAG GCAGAAAGAAAGATCAAAGATTGGAATAGAAATGCGCACCTCAAAGCTTTTCAGGTAGACCTGTCATCAGTTGAGTCAATAATAATGTTCAGAAAGTCCTTGCAGCAATGGCTGTCGGATTCTGATTTGCACAGCTCAATACAACTATTGATAAACGCTGCTGGAATACTTGCAACTTCACCTAGAATTACAGCTGATGGATATGATCA GATGATAGGTACAAATTACATTGGTGCATTTGTTTTGACAAACCTTTTGTTACCACTTCTCGAAAGCAGTAATGTATCTTCCAGAATTGTGAATGTCACATCCTTTACTCATCGAAATG TTACTGATATGCAGGTTGATGATCGAACTGTATCTGGGAAAAGATTTTTGAGTTATATGCAATATCCATATGCAAACATCTATGAGTATTCTAAAT TATGCCTTCTCCTCTTCACCTTTGAGCTTCATCGACAGCTTCGCTTGAGGGAAAAATCTCACCAGATCTTTGTTGC TGCTGCAGATCCTGGAGTTGTACAAACGAATATTTTGAGAGAAGTTCCATCTCTCCTTTCCTTGTTGGCCCACTTTGTACTGAAGCATTTAGGCCTCTTGCAATCCCCTGAATATGGGGTCAGTTCCATAATTGATGCTGCCCTTGCACCTCCA GGAACTTCTGGAGCTTACTTCTTTGGGGGAATAGGTAGGACTATTGAACCTTCAATACTTTCAAGAGATGCTGGTTTAGCACTTAAGCTCTGGGAAACTACAAGTAATCTGCTATTGACAACCCCTTTTGGCGCTGAAGACGATTAA
- the LOC107460589 gene encoding uncharacterized protein LOC107460589 isoform X2, with amino-acid sequence MISLVKELWRTLLFVFSIQFWRMGLLWTFSIVFSHYQLIKDFLCSQRPKSYYRCSPCTVPVRPVAVVTGATSGLGFYTAYELSKEGYVVVLVGRSQQLLLEAERKIKDWNRNAHLKAFQVDLSSVESIIMFRKSLQQWLSDSDLHSSIQLLINAAGILATSPRITADGYDQMIGTNYIGAFVLTNLLLPLLESSNVSSRIVNVTSFTHRNVTDMQVDDRTVSGKRFLSYMQYPYANIYEYSKLCLLLFTFELHRQLRLREKSHQIFVAAADPGVVQTNILREVPSLLSLLAHFVLKHLGLLQSPEYGVSSIIDAALAPPLNIDFRELLELTSLGE; translated from the exons ATGATTTCGTTGGTGAAGGAGCTATGGAGAACTCTCCTCTTCGTTTTCTCAATCCAATTCTGGAGAATGGGGTTGCTTTGGACATTTTCCATTGTCTTTTCTCATTACCAATTAATCAAAGATTTCCTCTGTTCCCAAAGACCTAAATCATATTACAGATGTTCTCCTTGTACAGTCCCTGTTAGGCCCGTTGCTGTTGTCACAGGT GCAACATCTGGCCTGGGATTTTATACTGCTTATGAACTTTCCAAAGAAGGATATGTTGTTGTGCTTG TTGGGCGATCGCAGCAATTGTTGCTTGAG GCAGAAAGAAAGATCAAAGATTGGAATAGAAATGCGCACCTCAAAGCTTTTCAGGTAGACCTGTCATCAGTTGAGTCAATAATAATGTTCAGAAAGTCCTTGCAGCAATGGCTGTCGGATTCTGATTTGCACAGCTCAATACAACTATTGATAAACGCTGCTGGAATACTTGCAACTTCACCTAGAATTACAGCTGATGGATATGATCA GATGATAGGTACAAATTACATTGGTGCATTTGTTTTGACAAACCTTTTGTTACCACTTCTCGAAAGCAGTAATGTATCTTCCAGAATTGTGAATGTCACATCCTTTACTCATCGAAATG TTACTGATATGCAGGTTGATGATCGAACTGTATCTGGGAAAAGATTTTTGAGTTATATGCAATATCCATATGCAAACATCTATGAGTATTCTAAAT TATGCCTTCTCCTCTTCACCTTTGAGCTTCATCGACAGCTTCGCTTGAGGGAAAAATCTCACCAGATCTTTGTTGC TGCTGCAGATCCTGGAGTTGTACAAACGAATATTTTGAGAGAAGTTCCATCTCTCCTTTCCTTGTTGGCCCACTTTGTACTGAAGCATTTAGGCCTCTTGCAATCCCCTGAATATGGGGTCAGTTCCATAATTGATGCTGCCCTTGCACCTCCA CTTAATATTGATTTCAGGGAACTTCTGGAGCTTACTTCTTTGGGGGAATAG
- the LOC107460589 gene encoding uncharacterized protein LOC107460589 isoform X5, translating into MISLVKELWRTLLFVFSIQFWRMGLLWTFSIVFSHYQLIKDFLCSQRPKSYYRCSPCTVPVRPVAVVTGATSGLGFYTAYELSKEGYVVVLVGRSQQLLLEAERKIKDWNRNAHLKAFQVDLSSVESIIMFRKSLQQWLSDSDLHSSIQLLINAAGILATSPRITADGYDQMIGTNYIGAFVLTNLLLPLLESSNVSSRIVNVTSFTHRNVTDMQVDDRTVSGKRFLSYMQYPYANIYEYSKLCLLLFTFELHRQLRLREKSHQIFVASWSCTNEYFERSSISPFLVGPLCTEAFRPLAIP; encoded by the exons ATGATTTCGTTGGTGAAGGAGCTATGGAGAACTCTCCTCTTCGTTTTCTCAATCCAATTCTGGAGAATGGGGTTGCTTTGGACATTTTCCATTGTCTTTTCTCATTACCAATTAATCAAAGATTTCCTCTGTTCCCAAAGACCTAAATCATATTACAGATGTTCTCCTTGTACAGTCCCTGTTAGGCCCGTTGCTGTTGTCACAGGT GCAACATCTGGCCTGGGATTTTATACTGCTTATGAACTTTCCAAAGAAGGATATGTTGTTGTGCTTG TTGGGCGATCGCAGCAATTGTTGCTTGAG GCAGAAAGAAAGATCAAAGATTGGAATAGAAATGCGCACCTCAAAGCTTTTCAGGTAGACCTGTCATCAGTTGAGTCAATAATAATGTTCAGAAAGTCCTTGCAGCAATGGCTGTCGGATTCTGATTTGCACAGCTCAATACAACTATTGATAAACGCTGCTGGAATACTTGCAACTTCACCTAGAATTACAGCTGATGGATATGATCA GATGATAGGTACAAATTACATTGGTGCATTTGTTTTGACAAACCTTTTGTTACCACTTCTCGAAAGCAGTAATGTATCTTCCAGAATTGTGAATGTCACATCCTTTACTCATCGAAATG TTACTGATATGCAGGTTGATGATCGAACTGTATCTGGGAAAAGATTTTTGAGTTATATGCAATATCCATATGCAAACATCTATGAGTATTCTAAAT TATGCCTTCTCCTCTTCACCTTTGAGCTTCATCGACAGCTTCGCTTGAGGGAAAAATCTCACCAGATCTTTGTTGC ATCCTGGAGTTGTACAAACGAATATTTTGAGAGAAGTTCCATCTCTCCTTTCCTTGTTGGCCCACTTTGTACTGAAGCATTTAGGCCTCTTGCAATCCCCTGA
- the LOC107460589 gene encoding uncharacterized protein LOC107460589 isoform X4, with amino-acid sequence MISLVKELWRTLLFVFSIQFWRMGLLWTFSIVFSHYQLIKDFLCSQRPKSYYRCSPCTVPVRPVAVVTGATSGLGFYTAYELSKEGYVVVLVGRSQQLLLEAERKIKDWNRNAHLKAFQVDLSSVESIIMFRKSLQQWLSDSDLHSSIQLLINAAGILATSPRITADGYDQMIGTNYIGAFVLTNLLLPLLESSNVSSRIVNVTSFTHRNVTDMQVDDRTVSGKRFLSYMQYPYANIYEYSKLCLLLFTFELHRQLRLREKSHQIFVAAADPGVVQTNILREVPSLLSLLAHFVLKHLGLLQSPEYGVSSIIDAALAPPLA; translated from the exons ATGATTTCGTTGGTGAAGGAGCTATGGAGAACTCTCCTCTTCGTTTTCTCAATCCAATTCTGGAGAATGGGGTTGCTTTGGACATTTTCCATTGTCTTTTCTCATTACCAATTAATCAAAGATTTCCTCTGTTCCCAAAGACCTAAATCATATTACAGATGTTCTCCTTGTACAGTCCCTGTTAGGCCCGTTGCTGTTGTCACAGGT GCAACATCTGGCCTGGGATTTTATACTGCTTATGAACTTTCCAAAGAAGGATATGTTGTTGTGCTTG TTGGGCGATCGCAGCAATTGTTGCTTGAG GCAGAAAGAAAGATCAAAGATTGGAATAGAAATGCGCACCTCAAAGCTTTTCAGGTAGACCTGTCATCAGTTGAGTCAATAATAATGTTCAGAAAGTCCTTGCAGCAATGGCTGTCGGATTCTGATTTGCACAGCTCAATACAACTATTGATAAACGCTGCTGGAATACTTGCAACTTCACCTAGAATTACAGCTGATGGATATGATCA GATGATAGGTACAAATTACATTGGTGCATTTGTTTTGACAAACCTTTTGTTACCACTTCTCGAAAGCAGTAATGTATCTTCCAGAATTGTGAATGTCACATCCTTTACTCATCGAAATG TTACTGATATGCAGGTTGATGATCGAACTGTATCTGGGAAAAGATTTTTGAGTTATATGCAATATCCATATGCAAACATCTATGAGTATTCTAAAT TATGCCTTCTCCTCTTCACCTTTGAGCTTCATCGACAGCTTCGCTTGAGGGAAAAATCTCACCAGATCTTTGTTGC TGCTGCAGATCCTGGAGTTGTACAAACGAATATTTTGAGAGAAGTTCCATCTCTCCTTTCCTTGTTGGCCCACTTTGTACTGAAGCATTTAGGCCTCTTGCAATCCCCTGAATATGGGGTCAGTTCCATAATTGATGCTGCCCTTGCACCTCCA TTAGCTTAA
- the LOC107460615 gene encoding spermine synthase isoform X2, producing the protein MEDGAGRGLGCQKTMDGKASNGNGVGKEIPSCCLKAMASAPESEAKCHSTVVSGWFSASQTHSGKSRKVQYFNNPMWPGEAHSIKVEEILFKEKSEYQEVLVFQSAAYGKVLVLDGIVQLTEKDECAYQEMIAHLPLCSIESPKNVLVVGGGDGGVLREVSRHSSVEHIDICEIDKMVIDVSRKYFPELAIGFEDPRVHLHVGDAVDFLKRAPEGKYDAIIVDSSDPVGPAQELVEKPFFDTIAKALRPGGVLCNMAESMWLHTHLIQDMISICQETFKGSVHYAWASVPTYPSGVIGFLLCSTKGPPVDFVKPINPIEKIKGADKHGRELRFYNSQMHSAAFALPTFLKREVSLLRDKLHQ; encoded by the exons ATGGAGGACGGCGCAGGAAGAGGTTTGGGATGCCAGAAGACTATGGATGGGAAGGCGAGTAACGGGAATGGTGTAGGAAAGGAAATTCCTTCCTGTTGTTTGAAGGCTATGGCTTCAGCCCCTGAGTCTGAGGCAAAGTGTCATTCCACTGTTGTTTCTGGGTGGTTCTCGGCATCTCAGACTCATTCTG GCAAGTCAAGGAAAGTCCAATATTTTAACAATCCAATGTGGCCAG GAGAAGCTCATTCCATCAAAGTTGAGGAGATCCTCTTCAAGGAAAAGTCAGAGTACCAAGAAGTCTTGGTTTTTCAG TCGGCGGCATATGGGAAAGTGCTGGTGCTTGACGGGATTGTTCAGTTGACTGAGAAGGATGAATGCGCTTATCAGGAGATGATTGCTCATCTTCCCCTTTGTTCAATTGAGTCCCCCAAAAAT GTTTTAGTTGTTGGTGGAGGAGATGGTGGGGTTCTAAGAGAAGTATCCCGCCACAGCTCTGTTGAACACATCGATATTTGTGAGATAGATAAGATGGTTATTGAT GTATCTAGGAAGTATTTTCCAGAGTTAGCCATTGGATTTGAAGATCCTCGAGTACACCTGCATGTTGGTGATG CTGTTGATTTTCTTAAACGTGCTCCTGAAGGAAAGTATGACGCCATCATTGTTGATTCCTCGGACCCTGTCG GTCCTGCTCAGGAACTTGTAGAGAAACCATTTTTTGATACAATAGCTAAAGCCTTAAGGCCTGGTGGAGTTCTTTGTAATATGGCTGAAAGCATGTGGCTTCATACACACCTCATTCAAGACATGATATCCATTTGTCAAGAAACTTTCAAAGGTTCTGTACACTATGCATGGGCAAGTGTTCCAACATATCCAAG TGGCGTTATAGGCTTTCTTCTGTGCTCAACAAAGGGGCCTCCTGTTGATTTTGTGAAGCCCATCAACCCCATCGAAAAGATAAAAGGTGCTGATAAGCATGGAAGAGAACTTCGGTTCTATAACTCACAG ATGCATTCAGCTGCTTTTGCATTGCCCACATTTCTGAAGAGGGAGGTGAGCTTGCTGCGAGATAAACTTCATCAGTAA
- the LOC107460615 gene encoding spermine synthase isoform X1: MEDGAGRGLGCQKTMDGKASNGNGVGKEIPSCCLKAMASAPESEAKCHSTVVSGWFSASQTHSGKSRKVQYFNNPMWPGEAHSIKVEEILFKEKSEYQEVLVFQSAAYGKVLVLDGIVQLTEKDECAYQEMIAHLPLCSIESPKNVSQLFGNFSTFVLFCFYNLLKMVFVMLFQVLVVGGGDGGVLREVSRHSSVEHIDICEIDKMVIDVSRKYFPELAIGFEDPRVHLHVGDAVDFLKRAPEGKYDAIIVDSSDPVGPAQELVEKPFFDTIAKALRPGGVLCNMAESMWLHTHLIQDMISICQETFKGSVHYAWASVPTYPSGVIGFLLCSTKGPPVDFVKPINPIEKIKGADKHGRELRFYNSQMHSAAFALPTFLKREVSLLRDKLHQ; the protein is encoded by the exons ATGGAGGACGGCGCAGGAAGAGGTTTGGGATGCCAGAAGACTATGGATGGGAAGGCGAGTAACGGGAATGGTGTAGGAAAGGAAATTCCTTCCTGTTGTTTGAAGGCTATGGCTTCAGCCCCTGAGTCTGAGGCAAAGTGTCATTCCACTGTTGTTTCTGGGTGGTTCTCGGCATCTCAGACTCATTCTG GCAAGTCAAGGAAAGTCCAATATTTTAACAATCCAATGTGGCCAG GAGAAGCTCATTCCATCAAAGTTGAGGAGATCCTCTTCAAGGAAAAGTCAGAGTACCAAGAAGTCTTGGTTTTTCAG TCGGCGGCATATGGGAAAGTGCTGGTGCTTGACGGGATTGTTCAGTTGACTGAGAAGGATGAATGCGCTTATCAGGAGATGATTGCTCATCTTCCCCTTTGTTCAATTGAGTCCCCCAAAAATGTGAGTCAATTATTTGGTAACTTTTCcacttttgttttgttttgtttttataatttgcTAAAAATGGTTTTTGTGATGTTGTTTCAGGTTTTAGTTGTTGGTGGAGGAGATGGTGGGGTTCTAAGAGAAGTATCCCGCCACAGCTCTGTTGAACACATCGATATTTGTGAGATAGATAAGATGGTTATTGAT GTATCTAGGAAGTATTTTCCAGAGTTAGCCATTGGATTTGAAGATCCTCGAGTACACCTGCATGTTGGTGATG CTGTTGATTTTCTTAAACGTGCTCCTGAAGGAAAGTATGACGCCATCATTGTTGATTCCTCGGACCCTGTCG GTCCTGCTCAGGAACTTGTAGAGAAACCATTTTTTGATACAATAGCTAAAGCCTTAAGGCCTGGTGGAGTTCTTTGTAATATGGCTGAAAGCATGTGGCTTCATACACACCTCATTCAAGACATGATATCCATTTGTCAAGAAACTTTCAAAGGTTCTGTACACTATGCATGGGCAAGTGTTCCAACATATCCAAG TGGCGTTATAGGCTTTCTTCTGTGCTCAACAAAGGGGCCTCCTGTTGATTTTGTGAAGCCCATCAACCCCATCGAAAAGATAAAAGGTGCTGATAAGCATGGAAGAGAACTTCGGTTCTATAACTCACAG ATGCATTCAGCTGCTTTTGCATTGCCCACATTTCTGAAGAGGGAGGTGAGCTTGCTGCGAGATAAACTTCATCAGTAA